The following are encoded in a window of Streptomyces sp. SAT1 genomic DNA:
- a CDS encoding sec-independent translocase: MFNDIGLPELATLIVLAMLVCGPDKLPKMIQDVVRTIRKIREFSESAKQDIRKELGPEFKDFEFEDLNPKTFIRKQLDNDDLGLKEIRNGFDLKKEMAEVTDAVNGRDSEDESVSVPAASPSAQSSAGASGGRIDMTKKPESAERDDRPPFDADAT, from the coding sequence GTGTTCAACGACATAGGACTGCCCGAGCTGGCGACGCTCATCGTCCTGGCCATGCTCGTGTGCGGTCCGGACAAGCTCCCGAAGATGATCCAGGACGTGGTGCGCACGATCCGTAAGATCCGGGAGTTCTCGGAGAGCGCCAAGCAGGACATCCGCAAGGAGCTGGGCCCGGAGTTCAAGGACTTCGAGTTCGAGGACCTCAACCCCAAGACGTTCATCCGCAAGCAGCTGGACAACGACGACCTGGGACTCAAGGAGATCCGCAACGGCTTCGACCTGAAGAAGGAGATGGCCGAGGTCACGGACGCGGTGAACGGCCGCGACTCCGAGGACGAGTCGGTCTCCGTACCGGCGGCGTCCCCCTCCGCCCAGTCCTCCGCGGGTGCGTCCGGCGGCCGGATCGACATGACCAAGAAGCCGGAGAGCGCCGAGCGGGACGACCGCCCGCCCTTCGACGCCGACGCCACCTGA